The bacterium genome includes the window CTGAAGGTCTGTATTTGTAACAATAAACTCAAGGCAACCCCTATTTGAGCTATTAAACATCCTGGATACTGCATTTGAGCCTCCTCCGCCGACACCGATTACCTTTATCAAGGTTCTAAATTCCTTTTGCTCCTCTTGTTTTTCCTCTTCCAAGATAAACATTTTTTCCCTCCTATAACTTTAATCTCTTTATAATAAATTTGTAAAGAAATTTTTTTCATTTTACCAATTTAAAATCTACAATTCCATTGTTTTCCGCTACCCCCCTTTCCAAATATACAAAAAAAGCTGATTTTTTTCACTTCACAATCATTGATTTAACCGCAGAAAAGTCCCCGGCCTTTATTTTGTAAAAGTATAATCCAGAGGAGAGGTTTTGTCCAGCATTATTTTTTAGGTCAAAAAATATTGCCCTATCCTTTTGGGTATATGAGCCTTTCTTTCTTTGTCCTAGCTCTATTGTCCTTACCTTTTGTCCTAAGATGTTATAGATTTCAAGAGAAACATTTGAATCCTTGGAAAGCTTGAATGGGATATAGCAGGCATT containing:
- a CDS encoding T9SS type A sorting domain-containing protein, giving the protein NACYIPFKLSKDSNVSLEIYNILGQKVRTIELGQRKKGSYTQKDRAIFFDLKNNAGQNLSSGLYFYKIKAGDFSAVKSMIVK